A genome region from Christensenella minuta includes the following:
- a CDS encoding Cof-type HAD-IIB family hydrolase has protein sequence MDYYSIVFSDVDGTLLDSDLRVSSGARQKIRELSDMGIPFVLASARKPQGIRILHEELGFRAPSICYGGALLLGSSYQPIYSRGLEQKEALRVRQAIRESGCGVCASVYHYDLWIVDDKDDPWVAHERSGIEQAPIEGDPARILEKGDKIHKVSCLGRPAEIGRLHLSLKRAFPGLSVIKSADNCLEIMHPLAGKARAALYLCKHLGIPVQRAVAFGDHENDLDLLLQAGLGVAMGNAPREIREAVRHVTADNDHDGVLHGLEKLVFRAEDGWGSK, from the coding sequence ATGGATTATTACAGTATTGTATTCAGCGATGTGGACGGTACGCTCCTCGATTCCGATCTTCGGGTATCGTCCGGCGCAAGACAGAAGATCAGGGAACTGTCGGATATGGGGATTCCGTTCGTGCTTGCGTCCGCCCGCAAACCCCAGGGCATCCGGATCCTTCATGAGGAGCTTGGGTTCCGCGCTCCGTCGATTTGCTACGGGGGCGCCCTGCTGCTTGGCAGCAGCTACCAGCCCATTTACAGCAGGGGCCTTGAGCAGAAGGAAGCGCTGCGCGTCAGACAGGCCATACGGGAATCCGGATGCGGGGTATGCGCGAGCGTTTACCACTACGACCTGTGGATCGTGGACGACAAGGACGATCCGTGGGTGGCGCACGAACGCTCAGGGATTGAGCAGGCGCCCATAGAAGGGGATCCAGCGCGCATCCTTGAAAAAGGAGACAAGATCCATAAGGTCAGCTGCCTCGGCAGGCCTGCCGAGATCGGACGCCTGCATCTTTCCCTGAAACGGGCGTTTCCCGGGCTTTCGGTCATCAAATCGGCGGACAACTGTCTGGAGATTATGCACCCGCTTGCAGGAAAGGCGCGGGCGGCCCTTTACCTGTGCAAGCACCTGGGAATTCCGGTCCAACGCGCCGTGGCGTTCGGGGATCATGAAAACGACCTCGACCTGCTTTTGCAGGCGGGGCTTGGCGTGGCGATGGGGAATGCTCCGCGGGAAATCCGTGAAGCGGTGCGCCATGTGACGGCCGATAACGACCACGACGGGGTGCTGCATGGGCTGGAAAAACTTGTATTCCGGGCGGAGGACGGCTGGGGGTCCAAATAA
- a CDS encoding DUF1934 domain-containing protein: protein MTKTTQNIMVNIRGSQADEYDDSTMELYTEGMLTHDGGKYIIEYDESEISGMENTRTSLTVEGDRVQLRRTGAVETEFVFLKSRVFEAAYETPFGMMQMSVLPTQILSELSEEKGKINLEYVIRIGDQQAVNKLNIDYKKLPKA, encoded by the coding sequence ATGACGAAAACAACGCAAAATATTATGGTCAACATACGCGGAAGCCAAGCGGACGAGTATGACGACAGCACGATGGAGCTCTATACCGAGGGAATGCTCACGCACGACGGCGGAAAATATATCATCGAATACGACGAAAGCGAAATCTCGGGTATGGAAAATACGCGGACATCCCTTACGGTGGAGGGAGACCGCGTACAGCTCAGAAGGACGGGCGCGGTGGAAACGGAATTCGTGTTTTTAAAGAGCCGTGTGTTCGAGGCCGCCTACGAAACGCCGTTTGGCATGATGCAGATGTCGGTGCTGCCCACGCAGATTTTAAGCGAGCTTTCCGAGGAAAAGGGAAAGATCAACCTCGAATATGTTATCCGTATTGGCGACCAGCAGGCCGTGAACAAGCTGAATATCGATTATAAAAAGTTACCGAAAGCGTAA
- a CDS encoding alpha-amylase, giving the protein MAQNGTMMQYFEWYLPPGMLWNKMKDEAQVLAQSGITALWIPPAYKGSAGVNDVGYGVYDIYDLGEFGQKGTVATKYGTKDELLAAIRALHGAGIAVYADVVLDHMMGADGVELVNASEVNPGNRNEEEGGPQQIAAWTHFYFPGRNKVYSDFEWHWYHFTGIDWDQKAKETAVFKFEGKEWDEEVDAENGNFDYLMGADLDLDHFDVITELTRWGKWFIETTDIDGFRFDAVKHMKFSFYQNWLDSMRRDAKEELFSVGEYWNADIGALKNYIDTTKGALSLFDVPLHYRFVDAANSGGAFDMRTIFDGTLTQDNPTRSVTFVDNHDTQPGQALESWVPDWFKPLAYALILLRQDGYPCVFYGDYYGIGQSNIAPKKQALDCLLAARRDHAYGKQNDYFDHPDIIGWTREGDEEHPDGLAAVVTNGGGGTKHMYAGRAHAGETWYDCTGNRTEEVTVGEDGNGDFPVNGGSVSVWVKKE; this is encoded by the coding sequence ATGGCGCAAAACGGAACGATGATGCAGTATTTTGAGTGGTATTTGCCCCCGGGAATGCTGTGGAATAAAATGAAGGACGAAGCGCAGGTCCTTGCGCAAAGCGGGATCACCGCGCTGTGGATTCCGCCGGCCTATAAGGGCAGTGCAGGTGTAAACGATGTCGGCTACGGCGTCTACGATATTTACGATCTCGGCGAATTTGGGCAGAAGGGGACGGTGGCGACCAAATACGGCACGAAGGACGAGCTTCTCGCGGCAATCCGGGCCCTTCACGGGGCGGGGATCGCGGTCTATGCGGATGTGGTGCTCGACCACATGATGGGCGCGGACGGGGTGGAGCTCGTAAACGCCTCGGAGGTCAATCCAGGCAACCGCAACGAAGAAGAGGGGGGGCCGCAGCAGATCGCGGCATGGACGCATTTTTATTTTCCCGGCCGGAACAAAGTATATTCGGACTTCGAGTGGCACTGGTACCATTTCACGGGAATCGACTGGGACCAGAAAGCGAAGGAGACGGCAGTCTTTAAATTTGAAGGCAAGGAATGGGACGAGGAAGTGGATGCGGAAAACGGTAACTTCGATTACCTGATGGGCGCGGATCTCGACCTTGACCATTTCGATGTAATTACCGAGCTGACCCGGTGGGGCAAATGGTTCATCGAAACGACGGATATCGACGGCTTTCGCTTCGACGCGGTCAAGCACATGAAATTTTCATTTTATCAGAACTGGCTCGATTCCATGCGGCGCGACGCCAAGGAAGAGCTTTTTTCCGTAGGCGAATACTGGAACGCGGATATCGGGGCGCTCAAAAACTATATTGATACGACGAAGGGCGCGCTGTCGCTGTTTGACGTGCCCCTGCATTACCGCTTTGTGGATGCGGCGAATTCGGGTGGGGCGTTCGATATGCGTACGATTTTTGACGGAACGCTCACGCAGGATAATCCCACGCGTTCCGTTACCTTTGTAGACAATCACGATACACAGCCGGGGCAGGCGCTCGAATCGTGGGTGCCGGATTGGTTCAAGCCCCTTGCCTACGCCCTCATCTTGCTGCGGCAGGACGGCTACCCCTGCGTTTTTTACGGAGATTATTACGGCATCGGACAGAGCAATATTGCTCCCAAAAAGCAGGCGCTCGACTGCCTGCTTGCAGCGCGGCGGGACCATGCCTACGGAAAACAGAACGATTATTTTGACCATCCGGATATCATCGGGTGGACGCGCGAGGGCGACGAAGAGCACCCGGACGGGCTTGCCGCGGTTGTCACCAACGGCGGAGGCGGCACAAAGCATATGTATGCAGGGCGGGCGCATGCCGGGGAAACCTGGTACGACTGCACGGGAAACCGCACGGAGGAAGTGACCGTCGGGGAAGACGGCAACGGAGATTTTCCGGTCAACGGCGGTTCGGTGTCGGTGTGGGTCAAAAAGGAATGA
- a CDS encoding glycosyltransferase family 2 protein: protein MEPLISVVIPSYNYEAYIGHAIETVAAQSYRNLELIVIDDCSQDRSFEKVNKLAGNELLRERFSGRVTVRKNRHNLGAHATINEGIAAANGEYFAILNADDLFEVNRFSALMEEMRRKGAMWGFSRVRCIGPDGGPLNTEQARLFERIQDKLSGKRFAALAAVAENVGISTGNLLFSRRLFDGIGGFKNYKYVHDYDFFLRACLYDEPVFTAETSYLYRLHGENSFLSLHGEGIRENRVVWLEFYRAVQKGEIANRTILQNPAYVQEFYEAVSAEGEKKRALWKLARNPLIRAGLKLFKAKYRMD from the coding sequence ATGGAACCCCTGATTTCCGTCGTCATTCCATCCTATAATTACGAAGCCTATATCGGCCACGCCATCGAAACCGTGGCAGCGCAGAGCTACCGCAATCTTGAGCTCATCGTGATCGACGACTGCTCGCAGGACCGAAGCTTTGAGAAGGTAAATAAGCTTGCCGGGAACGAACTCCTGCGGGAGCGTTTTTCCGGGCGGGTTACGGTGCGCAAAAACAGGCATAACTTGGGCGCGCACGCGACCATCAATGAAGGGATCGCAGCGGCAAACGGCGAATACTTCGCTATCCTCAATGCGGACGACCTTTTCGAGGTAAACCGTTTTTCCGCGCTGATGGAGGAAATGCGGCGCAAAGGAGCCATGTGGGGCTTTTCGCGCGTTCGGTGTATCGGCCCGGACGGAGGGCCGCTTAACACAGAGCAGGCGCGTTTGTTTGAGCGGATACAGGATAAGCTCTCCGGCAAGCGTTTTGCGGCGCTCGCGGCGGTGGCGGAAAATGTGGGAATTTCCACGGGCAACCTGCTTTTTTCCCGCCGGCTCTTTGACGGGATCGGCGGCTTCAAAAACTATAAATACGTGCATGACTACGATTTTTTCCTGCGGGCCTGCCTGTACGACGAGCCTGTCTTCACGGCGGAAACGTCCTACCTGTACCGCCTGCACGGGGAGAACTCTTTCCTTTCCCTGCACGGAGAGGGGATACGGGAAAACCGTGTCGTGTGGCTGGAATTTTACCGCGCCGTACAAAAAGGGGAGATCGCCAACCGGACGATCCTGCAAAACCCGGCGTATGTGCAGGAGTTTTACGAAGCGGTGAGCGCGGAAGGCGAAAAAAAGCGCGCACTGTGGAAGCTGGCAAGAAATCCGCTTATACGCGCGGGCCTGAAGCTTTTCAAGGCCAAATACCGTATGGACTGA
- a CDS encoding aldo/keto reductase, translating into MNGRTVRLKDGGEMPALGQGTWRMGGHKGREEQEIGSIRLGISLGMTLLDTAEMYGEGAAERMLGKAIAPFERDELFLVSKVYPWNAGRANIFESCENSLRRLGTDYLDLYLLHWPGSVPLAETVDCMERLAAEGKILRWGVSNFDTDDMERLWAVPGGDKCAVDQVLYHLGSRGVEYGLLPWLRQHETAMMAYCPVAQGGALRRQLLGNKVLREAADAHGITVIQLLLAFILRQKGVAAIPKAGTPRHTRENAEAAEIRLSDAEWERIGAEFPAPTHKMPLDIQ; encoded by the coding sequence ATGAACGGAAGAACGGTGCGCCTCAAAGACGGCGGTGAAATGCCCGCTCTCGGGCAGGGTACGTGGCGCATGGGCGGACATAAGGGCAGGGAGGAACAGGAGATCGGGAGCATCCGCCTCGGGATATCCCTTGGCATGACGCTTCTTGATACGGCGGAAATGTATGGCGAGGGCGCTGCTGAACGTATGCTCGGCAAAGCCATCGCACCGTTTGAGCGGGACGAATTGTTCCTTGTTTCCAAGGTTTATCCGTGGAATGCGGGGCGGGCAAATATATTTGAAAGCTGCGAAAACAGCCTGCGGCGGCTGGGGACGGATTATCTCGACCTCTATTTGCTGCACTGGCCGGGCAGCGTGCCGCTGGCGGAAACGGTGGACTGTATGGAGCGGCTCGCGGCGGAGGGCAAAATATTGCGCTGGGGCGTTTCCAATTTTGATACGGACGATATGGAGCGGCTGTGGGCTGTGCCGGGCGGCGACAAATGCGCGGTCGATCAGGTGCTCTACCATCTCGGTTCGCGCGGTGTGGAATACGGCCTGCTTCCGTGGCTGCGGCAGCATGAAACGGCAATGATGGCCTACTGCCCGGTTGCGCAGGGCGGCGCATTGCGGCGCCAGCTCCTCGGGAACAAGGTCCTCCGTGAGGCGGCGGACGCCCACGGGATCACAGTGATCCAGCTTTTGCTTGCCTTTATACTCCGGCAGAAAGGCGTAGCGGCAATTCCCAAAGCGGGAACGCCGCGGCACACGCGCGAAAACGCGGAAGCGGCGGAGATCCGGCTCTCGGATGCGGAATGGGAACGGATCGGGGCGGAATTTCCCGCCCCAACGCATAAAATGCCCCTCGACATCCAATAG
- a CDS encoding MATE family efflux transporter — MEKTIGHKQMLKLFLTIALPVALQNLLTYAVGLMDSIMVGSLGEVQLSAVTVAGQPFFLFMMCMFGLSSGACVLISQYWGKKDKDTISRIFGIVLRIAVLVGVGVTAVALLFPHGVMGLYTNEQPVIEYGVQYLRVVAFSYIPFAFTNGYLTCVRSVERVKIAVVTYSISFVVNVFFNYMFIFGKFGAPALGVAGAGVGTIIARAAELVIVLLYALKKETRVTLKWGYIVKNEKWILHDYMKFSMPVLVNEMMWAVGSSATTAILGRMSVSAVAAVSIVSTAFQIVTVFIYGAASATLVIVGKYIGERKFALARKSANWLVVANIVIAAATAAVFLLLKDTFMGFYTITLETREALDMTMVVAAVIILFYAVNMACIVGVFRGGGDTVFAMLLDIIAMWGVAVPLGALGAFAWGLSIPLVYFLLRSDEVVKAFVCLVRMKSGKWLRVVTRNADGTGGAGPMPPESSQVLE; from the coding sequence ATGGAAAAGACGATCGGCCACAAGCAAATGCTGAAGCTGTTTCTTACGATCGCACTGCCTGTAGCGCTGCAAAATCTGTTGACCTATGCCGTGGGCCTGATGGATTCTATCATGGTCGGCTCGCTTGGTGAAGTACAGCTTTCCGCGGTCACGGTGGCAGGCCAGCCCTTCTTCCTTTTTATGATGTGCATGTTCGGCCTTTCCTCCGGTGCGTGCGTCCTGATCTCGCAGTATTGGGGCAAGAAAGATAAAGATACGATCTCGCGGATATTCGGTATCGTCCTGCGGATCGCGGTGCTCGTGGGCGTGGGCGTCACGGCGGTGGCCCTTCTCTTTCCGCACGGGGTCATGGGCCTTTATACCAACGAACAGCCTGTCATCGAATACGGCGTGCAGTACCTGCGTGTCGTTGCCTTTTCCTATATTCCCTTTGCGTTCACAAACGGCTACCTTACCTGTGTACGCAGCGTGGAGCGCGTAAAGATTGCGGTCGTCACCTACAGCATTTCGTTTGTTGTGAACGTATTCTTCAATTATATGTTTATCTTTGGCAAATTTGGCGCGCCGGCCCTCGGCGTCGCGGGCGCGGGCGTGGGAACCATCATTGCCCGCGCGGCGGAACTTGTTATCGTGCTCCTGTACGCGCTCAAAAAGGAGACGCGCGTTACCCTGAAATGGGGCTATATCGTAAAAAACGAAAAATGGATTCTGCACGACTATATGAAATTTTCCATGCCTGTACTGGTCAACGAAATGATGTGGGCGGTCGGTTCGTCGGCGACCACCGCCATCCTCGGGCGCATGAGCGTTTCGGCGGTCGCGGCGGTCAGCATCGTTTCGACCGCATTCCAGATCGTCACGGTATTCATCTACGGCGCGGCTTCCGCAACGTTGGTCATCGTAGGCAAATATATCGGGGAACGGAAATTCGCGCTGGCGCGCAAAAGCGCAAACTGGCTGGTGGTCGCCAATATCGTCATTGCGGCGGCAACCGCCGCCGTATTCCTGCTTTTAAAAGACACCTTCATGGGCTTTTATACGATTACGCTCGAAACGCGCGAGGCGCTCGACATGACGATGGTCGTGGCAGCGGTGATAATCCTTTTCTATGCGGTCAACATGGCGTGCATCGTGGGTGTGTTCCGAGGCGGCGGCGATACGGTTTTTGCCATGCTCCTCGATATCATCGCCATGTGGGGCGTCGCCGTGCCGCTGGGCGCACTCGGCGCATTTGCGTGGGGGCTGTCCATTCCGCTGGTCTATTTCCTCCTGCGCTCTGACGAGGTCGTCAAGGCCTTCGTCTGTCTCGTACGCATGAAGAGCGGCAAGTGGCTGCGCGTAGTTACGCGCAATGCGGACGGGACAGGAGGCGCCGGGCCCATGCCGCCGGAATCAAGCCAGGTACTGGAATGA
- the rfbC gene encoding dTDP-4-dehydrorhamnose 3,5-epimerase, with the protein MKAVETGIEGLVVIEPDCHGDHRGWFMETYSKPRFEALGITCEFVQDNQSYSAQKGTLRGLHFQKNPMAQSKLLRCTRGKILDVAVDIRKDSPTYKKWYAVELSAENKKQFFMPKGMAHGFVTLTDDVEVQYKVDAVYAPECDRSIRFDDPEIGVEWGIADPVLSEKDLKAPLLADSDADF; encoded by the coding sequence ATGAAAGCGGTAGAAACAGGGATCGAAGGGCTCGTGGTCATCGAGCCGGATTGCCACGGCGACCATCGCGGCTGGTTTATGGAAACGTACAGCAAGCCTAGGTTTGAGGCGCTCGGCATTACCTGCGAATTCGTGCAGGACAATCAGTCCTATTCGGCGCAGAAGGGAACGCTGAGGGGGCTGCATTTCCAGAAAAACCCGATGGCGCAGTCAAAGCTCCTGCGGTGTACGCGCGGGAAGATACTCGACGTGGCAGTGGATATCCGCAAAGATTCGCCGACCTATAAAAAATGGTATGCCGTCGAGCTTTCGGCGGAAAATAAAAAACAGTTCTTCATGCCCAAGGGTATGGCGCACGGCTTCGTGACGCTCACGGACGATGTGGAGGTACAGTATAAGGTAGACGCGGTATACGCGCCCGAATGCGACCGTTCCATCCGTTTCGACGACCCGGAGATCGGTGTCGAATGGGGAATTGCGGACCCGGTTTTGTCGGAAAAGGACCTTAAGGCGCCGCTTCTTGCGGACAGCGACGCGGATTTTTAA
- the rfbD gene encoding dTDP-4-dehydrorhamnose reductase, producing the protein MKVLITGVKGQLGYDVVRHLDARGIENRGVDIEDFDLTDEAAVRAYIGEYKPTCIVHCAAYTAVDRAEADSETCYAVNVTGTKNVALAAKDVGSELLYVSTDYVFDGFSRETPWEADDPKDPQNVYGKTKYEGELEVQKLLDQYYIVRICWVFGKNGNNFVKTMLRLAQSHDEISVVCDQHGAPTYTYDVARLLCDVIASHKYGVYQAPNEGDITWYDFAVEIFRQAGKDTKVIPVSTEEYAKKNPAAASRPKNSRLSRKSLDEAGFSRLPDYKDALARYLKEL; encoded by the coding sequence ATGAAAGTACTTATAACAGGCGTAAAAGGACAGCTCGGGTACGATGTGGTGCGGCATCTTGATGCGCGCGGCATTGAGAACCGGGGCGTTGATATTGAAGACTTCGACCTGACGGACGAAGCGGCTGTGCGCGCGTACATTGGCGAATACAAGCCCACGTGCATCGTGCACTGCGCGGCCTATACCGCGGTGGACCGCGCGGAAGCCGACAGCGAGACCTGCTATGCCGTCAACGTCACGGGCACGAAAAACGTGGCGCTTGCCGCGAAGGACGTGGGCTCCGAACTGCTCTACGTCAGCACGGATTATGTATTCGACGGGTTTTCCCGGGAAACGCCGTGGGAAGCGGATGATCCCAAAGACCCGCAGAACGTGTATGGCAAGACCAAATACGAGGGTGAGCTCGAGGTACAAAAGCTCCTCGATCAGTATTATATCGTGCGGATTTGCTGGGTGTTTGGCAAAAACGGCAATAATTTTGTAAAGACCATGCTGCGCCTCGCGCAGTCGCATGACGAAATCTCCGTGGTGTGCGATCAGCACGGCGCGCCCACCTACACCTACGACGTGGCCCGGCTCCTGTGTGACGTGATCGCGTCCCACAAGTACGGCGTTTACCAGGCGCCCAACGAGGGAGATATCACGTGGTACGATTTCGCGGTGGAGATTTTCCGGCAAGCGGGGAAAGATACGAAAGTGATCCCGGTCTCCACGGAGGAATATGCGAAAAAGAACCCTGCGGCTGCGTCGCGTCCCAAAAATTCGCGGCTGTCGAGGAAGTCGCTGGACGAGGCGGGCTTCTCCCGTCTTCCCGATTATAAGGACGCGCTCGCGCGGTACCTGAAAGAGCTGTGA
- a CDS encoding glycosyltransferase family 2 protein encodes MKYDVTLSIVNYNDYERAKKAIASVLQYTHGVRVKIYLVDNASTDGSATRLADEFPAISVIFSDKNLGFGAGHNLVLPLIDSDFHAIVNPDIILTGDILAELTDYMRSHQDVGMCTPAIRYISGAPQQLPKRNPRLRYLIANRAPGKRWEPLRRHYKMLDEDLSEVTDVEFASGCFLFVRTPLLKLVGGFDERYFMYFEDADLTRTLRKNTRVVYYPHAYVYHDYSRASAHSARYLLIHIASMFKYFWKWRGQGEASAPQDMVGPENK; translated from the coding sequence TTGAAGTATGACGTAACGCTGAGCATCGTCAATTACAACGACTATGAACGCGCGAAGAAGGCAATCGCGTCTGTTTTGCAATATACGCACGGAGTCCGTGTGAAAATATACCTTGTCGACAACGCTTCCACCGACGGAAGCGCCACCCGGCTTGCGGATGAATTTCCGGCCATCAGCGTGATTTTCAGCGACAAAAATCTCGGGTTCGGCGCCGGGCACAATCTTGTGCTGCCGCTCATTGATTCCGATTTTCATGCCATCGTGAACCCTGATATCATCCTCACGGGGGATATTCTCGCTGAACTCACCGATTATATGCGCAGCCATCAAGACGTTGGTATGTGCACCCCCGCGATCCGCTACATATCGGGTGCGCCCCAGCAGCTTCCCAAGCGGAACCCGCGTCTTCGCTACCTGATCGCAAACCGCGCGCCGGGCAAGCGGTGGGAGCCGCTCCGCAGGCATTACAAAATGCTCGATGAAGACCTGTCGGAGGTTACGGATGTGGAGTTTGCGTCCGGATGCTTCCTTTTCGTACGCACGCCGCTCCTGAAACTCGTGGGCGGGTTTGACGAACGGTATTTTATGTATTTTGAGGATGCGGACCTCACACGCACCCTGCGCAAGAACACGCGGGTGGTCTATTATCCGCATGCATACGTTTATCACGATTATTCACGGGCCAGTGCGCACAGCGCGCGGTACCTGCTGATCCATATCGCGTCCATGTTCAAATACTTCTGGAAATGGAGGGGGCAGGGCGAAGCTTCCGCCCCGCAGGACATGGTCGGGCCGGAGAATAAATAA
- the rfbA gene encoding glucose-1-phosphate thymidylyltransferase RfbA has product MKGIILAGGSGTRLYPLTIMTSKQLLPVYDKPMIYYPLSTLMLAGIKDILIISTPVDLPRFRNLLGDGQQFGISLSYKEQPSPDGLAQAFLLGEEFIGGDSCAMILGDNIFYGNGLSQLMAEAVANKDRATVFGYYVDDPERFGIVEFDQNGRALSVEEKPEQPKSNYAITGLYFYDQRVVEYAKSLKPSARGELEITDLNRIYLEKGDLDVKLMGRGYAWLDTGTFDSLIEAAEFVRMLQKRQGIVMSAPEEIAYRKGWIDVETLVESANRYGKSSYGQHLHAVAKGKVLDI; this is encoded by the coding sequence ATGAAGGGAATTATACTTGCGGGCGGCAGCGGAACACGCCTCTACCCGCTCACTATCATGACCAGCAAACAGCTTTTGCCGGTCTATGATAAACCGATGATTTACTATCCGCTTTCCACGCTGATGCTGGCGGGCATCAAGGATATCCTGATTATTTCAACGCCTGTGGACCTGCCGCGTTTTAGGAATCTGCTTGGGGACGGGCAGCAGTTCGGGATATCGCTTTCCTACAAAGAGCAGCCCTCGCCGGACGGACTCGCGCAGGCCTTTCTCCTGGGAGAAGAATTTATCGGCGGGGATTCGTGCGCAATGATCCTGGGAGACAATATCTTTTACGGGAACGGGCTGTCGCAGCTGATGGCGGAAGCGGTGGCGAACAAGGACCGCGCGACTGTCTTCGGCTATTATGTAGACGACCCGGAGCGCTTCGGCATCGTGGAATTCGACCAAAACGGCAGGGCGCTTTCGGTGGAGGAAAAGCCGGAGCAGCCAAAATCGAATTATGCCATCACAGGACTATATTTTTACGACCAGCGCGTGGTCGAATATGCGAAGAGCTTGAAACCAAGCGCGCGCGGCGAGCTTGAGATCACGGACCTCAACCGCATCTACCTTGAAAAAGGCGACCTCGACGTAAAGCTGATGGGCCGCGGCTATGCATGGCTCGATACGGGCACGTTCGATTCGCTGATCGAGGCTGCGGAGTTCGTGCGTATGCTGCAAAAGCGGCAGGGTATCGTGATGTCCGCCCCGGAGGAGATCGCCTACCGCAAGGGCTGGATCGACGTAGAAACGCTCGTTGAAAGTGCGAACCGGTATGGAAAATCATCTTATGGACAGCATCTGCACGCTGTCGCGAAAGGAAAGGTGCTCGATATATGA
- a CDS encoding zinc-ribbon domain-containing protein, whose product MADKTLICKDCGNEFVFTEGEQEFFREKGFDNDPVRCPACRKARKQQRGNFKRDYE is encoded by the coding sequence ATGGCTGACAAGACCCTGATCTGCAAGGATTGCGGAAACGAATTCGTATTTACGGAGGGTGAGCAGGAATTTTTCAGAGAAAAAGGCTTTGACAACGACCCGGTCAGGTGCCCGGCTTGCAGGAAGGCGAGAAAGCAGCAGCGCGGCAATTTTAAAAGAGACTATGAGTAA
- the rfbB gene encoding dTDP-glucose 4,6-dehydratase, which translates to MKILVTGGAGFIGSNFVFHMLENHPDYDLVVLDLLTYAGNLETLKDVLDRPNVRFVRADIADREAVYGLFREEHPDIVVNFAAESHVDRSIEDPGIFLRSNIIGTQTLMDACRKYGVARYHQVSTDEVYGDLPLDRPDLFFTEETPLHTSSPYSASKAAADLLVQAYHRTYGLPATISRCSNNYGPYHFPEKLIPLIISRALADESLPVYGTGENVRDWLFVRDHCAAIDRIIHDGRVGEVYNIGGHNERTNLQVVKTILKELGKPESLITFVRDRAGHDMRYAIDPAKMMSELGWEPTTTFDEGIKQTVKWYLDNEDWWKNIISGDYQQYYEKMYAGR; encoded by the coding sequence ATGAAAATACTCGTCACCGGCGGAGCCGGATTCATTGGCAGCAACTTTGTGTTTCATATGCTGGAGAACCATCCGGACTACGATCTTGTGGTCCTCGACCTGCTGACCTACGCGGGTAATCTCGAAACGCTGAAGGATGTTTTAGACCGGCCGAACGTGCGCTTTGTCCGTGCGGATATCGCCGACAGGGAAGCGGTCTACGGGCTGTTCAGGGAAGAGCATCCCGATATCGTAGTCAATTTCGCGGCGGAATCGCACGTGGACCGCTCCATCGAAGACCCGGGCATCTTCCTGCGCTCGAACATCATCGGTACGCAGACGCTGATGGATGCGTGCCGCAAATACGGGGTCGCGCGTTATCACCAGGTATCCACGGACGAGGTGTACGGCGACCTGCCGCTCGACCGCCCGGACCTGTTTTTTACAGAGGAAACGCCCCTGCACACTTCTTCGCCCTATTCAGCCTCCAAGGCTGCCGCAGACCTGTTGGTGCAGGCGTATCACAGGACCTACGGCCTGCCCGCGACTATTTCGCGGTGCTCGAACAACTACGGGCCGTATCATTTTCCGGAGAAGCTGATTCCGCTGATTATCTCGCGGGCGCTGGCGGACGAAAGCCTGCCGGTATACGGTACGGGGGAAAACGTGCGCGACTGGCTCTTTGTGCGCGACCACTGCGCGGCCATCGACCGCATCATCCATGACGGGCGCGTGGGCGAGGTATATAACATCGGCGGGCACAACGAGCGCACCAACCTACAGGTGGTGAAGACGATCCTGAAGGAGCTTGGAAAGCCCGAGAGCCTCATCACCTTTGTCCGGGACCGCGCAGGACACGACATGCGCTATGCGATCGACCCGGCCAAAATGATGAGCGAGCTCGGCTGGGAGCCGACTACCACCTTTGACGAGGGGATCAAACAGACGGTAAAGTGGTATCTTGACAATGAGGACTGGTGGAAGAATATCATCAGCGGGGATTATCAGCAGTATTACGAGAAGATGTACGCAGGCCGGTAA